From the genome of Bradyrhizobium sp. ORS 278:
CTTCTATGCGCAGTTCGTCAGCTACATCGATCCCGAGAGCGTGATGGGCTTCCAGTTCTCGCTGCTGATGGCGTTGCCGGCCGTGCTCGGCGGCATCGGCACCCTCTGGGGCCCGATGCTCGGCGCGGTCATCCTGATCCCGCTCACCGAGCTGACCCGTTCTTACATCGGTGGCTCCGGCCGCGGCGTCGACCTGATCGTCTATGGCGGCCTGATCATCGCGATCTCGCTGGCGCGGCCGCAGGGCCTGGTCAGCCTGTTCTCCCGCAAGCCGAAGACGGCGGCGCAGCCGGCGCGAGAGGCGGTGGCGTCATGACCGCATTGTTGGAAACCCGCAACATCACCCAGCGCTTCTCGGGCCTGACCGCGAACTCCGACGTCTCGATCTCGGTCGGCCGCGGCGAGATCGTCGGCCTGATCGGTCCGAACGGCGCCGGCAAGTCCACCCTGTTCAACCTGATTGCCGGCGCGTTCAAGCCGACCGAAGGCCAGATCCTGTTCGACGGCGAGGACGTCACGGCGCTGCCGGCGGCGGAACGCTGCCAGCGCGGCATCGGCCGCACCTTCCAGGTGGTCAAGAGCTTCGAGAGCATGACGGTCATCGAGAACGTCATCGTCGGCTCACTGGTGCGTACCACCAACATGCGCGACGCCCGCCGCAAGGCGCATGAGGTGCTGGCCTTCTGCGGGCTCGATGCGCGCGCGGATGTGCTGGCGAGCGACCTCGTGCCGTCGGAGAAGCGTCGGCTGGAAGTGGCGCGCGCGCTGGCGACCGAGCCGAAGCTGCTGCTGCTCGACGAGGTGCTGACCGGTCTCACGCCGGTCGAGTCGCAGAAGGGCGTCGAGCTCGTGCGCCGCGTGCGCGACACCGGCATCACGGTGCTGATGGTCGAGCACGTCATGGAGATCGTGATGCCGCTGGTCGACCGCGCCATCGTGCTGGACCTCGGCAAGGTGCTGATCGAGGGCAGCCCCAAGGACGTCGTCCGCGACCCCAAAGTCATTTCGGCCTATCTGGGAGACCGCCATGCTGTCGGTGCGTGACGTCACCACCGCCTATCAGGGCCTGGTTGCGATCTCGAACGTCTCGATCGACGTCGAGAAGGGGGAGATCGTCTGTGTCGCGGGCGCCAATGGCGCGGGCAAGTCGACCTTGTTGAAGTCGATCGCCGGGGCCGAGCGTCCGCGTGCCGGCAGCGTCACCTTCGATGGCCACCGCATCGACGGCATGGCGCAGCATCTGATCACGGCGAAGGGCATCGCCTACGTGCCGGAGAACCGCCGGCTGTTCCCGCGGCTCTCGGTGCGCGACAATCTCCGGCTCGGCAGCTATCTCTACCGCAGCGAAGCCAATCGCGAGGAGCCGCTGGAGTTCGCATTCAAGCTTTTCCCGCGTTTGTCGGAACGGCTGGAGCAGCGCGCAGAGACCTTGTCCGGCGGCGAGCAGCAGATGCTGGCCATCGGCCGCGCGCTGATGACGAGGCCGCGGCTGCTGATGCTCGACGAACCGTCGCAGGGCATCATGCCGAAGCTGGTGGACGAGATCTTCCAGGCCGTGAAGAAAATCCGTGATGCGGGGATGACCGTGCTGATCGTCGAGCAGCGCATGGCCGAGTGCCTGGAGATCGCGGACCGTGCGTACATCCTGCAGACGGGGCGCGTGCTGATGCAGGGCACGGCCGCCGAGATCAGCGGCAACAAGGACGTGCGGAAGGCGTATCTGGGGCTTTGAGGCGATGACCTCGTAGGGTGGGCACAGCGGCGCCGTCAGGCGTCGCGTGCCCACCAGCGGTGCCGATGAGGAAAGACGGTGGGCACGGCGCGGGAGATGGCGTCGTAAATCATCGGAGTCTTTGGCGCGCCTTTGCCCACCCTACGCACCGAGCAAAGTCGCGAGACGACGGCGCTGTGCGATACAGCGCCCTCGCCCCTTGTGGGAGAGGGCATGTATGGCCTCTCCGCGCATTCGGTTGGGTGAGGGGTATCTCTCCGCAAGCGAGCTCGTGGATGCATACCCCTCACCCAACCGAGTTTGCTGCGCTGTCCTACATGCCCTCTCCCACAAGGGGCGAGGGCGCATATACGAGCACCGCGCTCGCGGCTTGTCGCTAGACATCGCGGCAATGAGTTCGGTCGTGACCGCTTCGGCGTGAACTCTTACACCATCCCTTTGCCGGCATCCGACCCCTGCCGTCTCTGGCGGGCCTGTAGCACCAAAATCACCGACAGCGCGGCGAAGATCACCATGAACGACACCGCCGAGGTCAGCGTGCCCAGCGCGTAGATGTCGGGCTTGGTCACCGTCGTCGTCAGGCCCTGCAGTTCCAGCGGCAGCGTGTTCACCGAGCCGATAGCCTGGCTCGAACGGGCGAGTTCGTCCCAGGACAGCGTGAAGCCGAACAGGCCGATGCCGACGACGGACGGCAGAATGATCGGCAGCACGACGTGGCGGAAGGTCTGCCAGGGGGTGGCGCCGAGGTCGCGGGCGGCTTCCTCGAGGCGGCCGTCGAAGCGGTTGAAGATCGCGAACATGATCAGGAGGCCGAACGGCAAGGTCCAGGTCAGGTGCGCGCCGAGGCCGGAGGTGAACAGGCCCATCGCGGTGGTGTGCCCCTCGGCCAGCCAGCCCAGGCCATAATCGGCGGCGTGCTTGTTGATGAAGTCGTCGACCAGCCGGAACTCGAGCGCGATGCCGAGCGAGGTGATGATCGAGGGCATGATCAGGCTGGCGATCGCGGTGTAGAACAGCATCGAGGCGCCGCGGAACGGCTTGCGGAACGCCATGCCTGCCGCGACCGACAGCACGACCGTGATGACCATCACCACGAGCCCGAGTGCCAGCGAGCGCTTGAAGGCGGCGCCGATGTCGACGATGCCGCCGCCGGAAAACACCTTTCCGAACCAGGTCAGCGACACGCCGTTCATCGGGA
Proteins encoded in this window:
- a CDS encoding ABC transporter ATP-binding protein; translation: MLSVRDVTTAYQGLVAISNVSIDVEKGEIVCVAGANGAGKSTLLKSIAGAERPRAGSVTFDGHRIDGMAQHLITAKGIAYVPENRRLFPRLSVRDNLRLGSYLYRSEANREEPLEFAFKLFPRLSERLEQRAETLSGGEQQMLAIGRALMTRPRLLMLDEPSQGIMPKLVDEIFQAVKKIRDAGMTVLIVEQRMAECLEIADRAYILQTGRVLMQGTAAEISGNKDVRKAYLGL
- a CDS encoding ABC transporter ATP-binding protein, which encodes MTALLETRNITQRFSGLTANSDVSISVGRGEIVGLIGPNGAGKSTLFNLIAGAFKPTEGQILFDGEDVTALPAAERCQRGIGRTFQVVKSFESMTVIENVIVGSLVRTTNMRDARRKAHEVLAFCGLDARADVLASDLVPSEKRRLEVARALATEPKLLLLDEVLTGLTPVESQKGVELVRRVRDTGITVLMVEHVMEIVMPLVDRAIVLDLGKVLIEGSPKDVVRDPKVISAYLGDRHAVGA
- a CDS encoding ABC transporter permease; this encodes MGDKRPRSFYILAAFFSAYVLFLYGPMIAIYILSFQGPDGGLTFPMNGVSLTWFGKVFSGGGIVDIGAAFKRSLALGLVVMVITVVLSVAAGMAFRKPFRGASMLFYTAIASLIMPSIITSLGIALEFRLVDDFINKHAADYGLGWLAEGHTTAMGLFTSGLGAHLTWTLPFGLLIMFAIFNRFDGRLEEAARDLGATPWQTFRHVVLPIILPSVVGIGLFGFTLSWDELARSSQAIGSVNTLPLELQGLTTTVTKPDIYALGTLTSAVSFMVIFAALSVILVLQARQRRQGSDAGKGMV